DNA from Rubripirellula lacrimiformis:
ATGCATCGACCGAGCGGACGATCATCGACGTGCTGCGGAAACTTCGCGACGCTGGAAAAACCGCGATGGTTGTCCACCATGATCTAGACACCGTCGCCGATTACTTCGACCGGGTCCTGTTGCTGAACCAGCGGGTGATCGCCGACGGATCGGTCGCGGATGTGATGCAGCCATCGTTGCTGAAAGAAGCCTATGGCGGCAAACTGCTGATCTTTGATCACACCGATCGCCCGCCGAAATCCTCGGCGCCGCAATCGGCCAATCCAGCTCGATAAGCCTCGCCCTAGAAAGTTGACCTTTTCCGTGTCGTTGTTCGATACCCTGTTCGCTTACAACACCATGGTCGTGCTAGCAGGCACGATGCTATTGGGGGTCGCTGCTGGCGTCACAGGCACATTCCTGTTGCTACGCGGACGGGCTCTTGCCGGCGACGTGATCGGGCACGCGGCACTTCCGGGCGTCGCGATCGCATTTCTGGTGCACAGCATGATCGCACCGGAATCCGGAAAAAGCTTGGCCGTGATGCTGATCGGCGGTGCCATCAGCAGCGGGCTTGGGATGGTCGCCGTTTTGTGGCTGCGACGGGTCGGACGTCTGCCCGAGGACGCGGTTCTGGCGATCGTACTGAGCACGTTTTTTGGCGCCGGCGTCGTGATCATGCCGATCGTCCAGGCATCACCGACGGGCAGCCAAGCCGGGCTGCCTGGGTTCATTTTTGGCCAAGCGGCATCGATTCGCCAAGCCGACGTGTGGCTGCTGGGATCGATCGCCGTGGCCACGATCCTGGCCAGCATGACGTTGATCAAAGAATGGACGTTGATGTGTTTCGACGAAGGGCTGGCAACCGTATTGGGTTATCCGATTCGGCGGCTGGACCTGCTATTGATGGCCCTGGTCGTTGCGGTCAGTGTGGCCGGCATGCAAGCGGTCGGGCTGCTGTTGATCGTCGCACTTCTGATCATTCCGGCCAGCGCCGCGCGGTACTGGAGCGATTCGATTCGGCCCAACATTTGGATATCCGGCGGCATCGGTGCGTTATCAGCCGGCCTCGGATCGATGGCAAGCGCCGTCGTGCCCAAATTAAGCACCGGCGCGATCATCGTGGTTTTCGCCGCCCTGCTGTTGGCGATTAGCGTGCTGGTCGGTCGTCAACACGGACTGATCTTTCGTTGGCGGGCGATCAGCCGATTGAAACAACAGAATTTGGCGGAATGATTCCCGCCACATCGACGGCCTGATGCGACACGCCACGATCGCCCCGATTCCCCCCACCGGGCGGGATCCTTATCGACGGGGCTGGTTGATGCCCTATCATGACCTGCCTTTGAAACGTTCGTCACGACATCGCTGGGCGAACGTCACCGGCGCTTCCAACGCGATACGCGTCCTTGTCGAGGGCGGTGCCTGATCCAAGCAACTCTGATTTACCCAACCATTTGCGCTGTGAATTCCGCTCCGAATCCCGATTCCCCACTGCCACTGGCCGCCCCCTCCGACGACGGCGATCGCCAGCCAGCCGTTGACGTTGGCGGGCAGTGTTTTGAATCACTGGCCAACCGATCCATCGTGCTAACGGGGCCGACCGCGTCTGGAAAGAGCCGCATCGGGATCGAACTGGCCAAGCGAATCAACGGCGAAATTTTGTCGCTCGACTCGATCGCCGTCTATCGTCACCTTGATATCGGGTCCGCCAAGGCCACGGCCGCGGAACAGTCCGCTGTCCCGCACCACTTGATCGACTTGGTCGACCCATCCGAAGAATTCAGCGTCGCCCGGTATCTGCACTGCGCACACGCGGCCGTCGCGGATGTGATCCGACGCGGACGTGTCCCGATCTTTGTCGGGGGTACGCCGATGTTCTTGAAGGGTGTGCTGCGTGGCTTCGATCCTGGACCACCAGCCGACTGGGAATTTCGCAGTGCGGTCGAACAGGATCTGGCCGAACACGGCATCGAGGCGTTGCGATCGAGATTGCGGCAGGTCGATCCATTGGCCGAACATCGGATCGGCAAGAACGATGCGCGGCGGATGATCCGAGCTCTGGAAGTGGCGTGGCAGA
Protein-coding regions in this window:
- a CDS encoding metal ABC transporter permease — encoded protein: MSLFDTLFAYNTMVVLAGTMLLGVAAGVTGTFLLLRGRALAGDVIGHAALPGVAIAFLVHSMIAPESGKSLAVMLIGGAISSGLGMVAVLWLRRVGRLPEDAVLAIVLSTFFGAGVVIMPIVQASPTGSQAGLPGFIFGQAASIRQADVWLLGSIAVATILASMTLIKEWTLMCFDEGLATVLGYPIRRLDLLLMALVVAVSVAGMQAVGLLLIVALLIIPASAARYWSDSIRPNIWISGGIGALSAGLGSMASAVVPKLSTGAIIVVFAALLLAISVLVGRQHGLIFRWRAISRLKQQNLAE
- the miaA gene encoding tRNA (adenosine(37)-N6)-dimethylallyltransferase MiaA, producing the protein MNSAPNPDSPLPLAAPSDDGDRQPAVDVGGQCFESLANRSIVLTGPTASGKSRIGIELAKRINGEILSLDSIAVYRHLDIGSAKATAAEQSAVPHHLIDLVDPSEEFSVARYLHCAHAAVADVIRRGRVPIFVGGTPMFLKGVLRGFDPGPPADWEFRSAVEQDLAEHGIEALRSRLRQVDPLAEHRIGKNDARRMIRALEVAWQTGQPITHRQIQFDRPVATADCRVVAIRWPRPQLHDRINQRVDEMFAAGLVEEVRSLLDREHPLSRTARQAVGYREVLDYLDQQDASLDDTIALVATHTRQLAKRQESWFRSFSEIRGIDVDDPIDAEAIADRIVHQFQSDASDD